The Terriglobia bacterium genome includes the window ACACCGCGGCGTGTTCATCCAGCCGATTGGGTTTGTTTGCGACCACGTCGAGGTGCTGTACGACATTGACATCGGCTTCCGGCAGTTCGCCGAGAAGCACGGCATCCGGCTGTGGCGCGCCGAGTCGCTGAACGATTCGCCTACGTTCTTGGCCGCGATTGCCGACGTTGCGCGCTCGCGCCTGGTGCAGCCGGAACCCACGAAACCGCTGGTGCAGATCAAAGGAGAGGATTAACCACGGATTGACACAGATTTTCACGGATCATTTTTCAAAAGATTTATCCGTGTGAATCCGTGCAAATCCGCGGTTAAGATTTTTCATGAAGCGAATCGCAATCATCGGCGGCGGCACCAGCGGACTGAGCGCCGCGATCACGCTGGAGCGCGCGCGGGCTGCGGGCGCAGAACTCGAATACGCTATCTTCGAAGCCGCGCCGCGCCTGGGCGGCGTACTGGTCACGGAGCGCGTGGACGATTGCCTGGTCGAAGCCGGGCCTGATTCTTTCCTGACCGAAAAATCCTGGGGCCTGGATTTCGTGCGCTCGCTCGGGCTGGGCGACCAACTCATCGGCTCCAATGATCCCGATCGCATCACCTACATCCTCGTCAAGGGCCGGCTGGTCCCGATTCCCGACGGCCTGATGTTCATGGTGCCGACCAAGATCGCGCCCATCCTTTCGACGCCCCTGTTCTCCTTCCGCGCCAAGCTGCGCTTCGCCCGCGAATACTTCCAGAAACCCAATGCGCGCGGCGGCGAACGCGACGAAACCGTCGCCGAACTGGTGGAGCGCCACTTCGGCCCGGAGATGGTGGAGCGCCTGGCTGACCCGCTGCTGGCCGGCGTGTATGGCGGAGCGGCCGCCGACCTCAGCGCCGCCGCCGTGTTGCCGCGCTTTGTCGAGATGGAAAGGCGCTATGGCTCGCTCAGCCGCGGCATGCTCGAAGCGCGCAAGCAACGCGAGCAAGCCGTGCGCACCGGCGCGAGCAGCGCACGCGGGGCGCCGCGTCCGCTGTTTACCTCACTCAAGAATGGGATGCAGCAACTGGTGGACACCATTGTGCCCCAGCTCGCCGAGGGCGCCGCGCGCACCGGCTACAAGGTGGTCGCGCTCGGCCGCCACGGCACGGGGTCCCCAGCACGCGCCGGTTTTGCGCGTGATGGGGTGTCCGAGAAGTGGATCGTCGCCCCCGAGCAGGGCTCGATGGAAGAATTCGACGGGGTCATCATGGCGCTTCCGGCCAACCAGGCGGGACGCCTGCTGGAAAGAATCAGCGCGCCGCTGGCGGAGGAGTTGCAGCAGGTTCCCTACAGTTCCTCGATGGTCGTGGTCTGCGGCTACGACCAGCGCGATCTCGCCTCCGTGCCGCCGGGATTCGGGTTTCTGGTTCCACGCAGCGAGGGCCGCAGCATCCTGGCCTGCACCTTCGTGCACGTGAAGTTTCCGCACCGCGCGCCGCCCGGCCGCGGCCTGGTGCGCTGCTTTATCGGCGGCTGGGGAAACGAGGCGGTGCTCGACACGCCCGACGATGAAGTGTTCGCCGCCGTCGCCAAGGACCTGCGTGACATCGTCGGCATTACCGCCGCGCCCCGCTTCGCGCGCGTGTACCGCTGGCGCGGCGCCATGGCGCAGTACGTCCGCGGCCACCTGGCGCGGGTGCGGCGGATTGAAGAATTGCGGCGCGGGATTCCGGGGCTGGAGCTGGCGGGAAACGCCTATCGCGGCATCGGGGTTCCGGACTGCATTGCGTCGGGACAGGCGGCGGCGACAGCGCTGCTGGCCAATCGCAACGCCTGATGGTGGCGGCCTAGTCGGGCGAGTCCTTGGGGTCGTTCCAGCTCGCCACCATCCACCGGGTACCGCAATCGTTGCACCGCAAGGGCCACAAGCGAATCCACGACAAGAGGATTTCTCCTCGATTGGCGCGGTGCGAACGCCCGACGTCTGTGCTGCCGCACGCCGGACAGCGTGCTTTCGAGATCAAATATCGCAGGATCGGAATAAGGCAAACAATACTCCAAGCGCCAATCACAGTGCAATTCAAACCAGACGGTGATAGATTCAGTGGCCGTCGGGTAGGTTGCGATTAGTCTGGCAAACGCTCCTCAACTCACTGAGCACATCGGATGTCGAAGTCCATCACCATGTCGCGCCTGTTTGCGCTGGTCATGCCGATCAAGCGCTGCCCTCGCTGCGGCAGCCACAAGGTCGATCGCCTGCCGTCGGGAAAGCCGGCAGCGCAGGCGCTGAAGTTATTCGGGCTGCATCTGAAAAGTTGCCACGACTGCCTGCTGCGGCTGTATTCCTGGCGCCACTAGACAACCCTGATTCGCCCGCCTTGGTTGTGATCCACGTCACGGCCACTGCCCACCCCGGCGGGTAGTCTGTATCCCAGTGAAGCTCATCTACTCTGTCGACAAATGTCCGAACTGCGATGGCGAGCTCCATCGTTCTCACCGGCGGGGCATGGTCGAATCAGTTGCCTTTCGCCTGCTCCTGATTCGAGCGTATCGCTGCGACCGTTGCGGCCAGCGCTACTACATACCGCCAACCCTCGTCTTTGAGGGCAGCCGGCCGGAAATCCCCACCGACCCTGACCTTCGCCATACCGATTGATTTCTGAGCCATAACCCTTCTCCCCGGTTAACCCCAAAAAGGCGCACGCGCAACGGTGAGGCCCGTCACCGTATTTATTGGCTCCAGGTGGTAGTTGTTCGGGTTGTACCTTGCCGCCGGGACAGCCGCGGCGGGCAAGCGCACGAAGAGGAGGCGACCGTGGCAATCATCACCATATCGAGAGGATCGTTTAGCGGCGGCAAGATGCTGGCCGAGGCTCTCGCCCGCAGGCTCGGATACCGCTACATTGATCGCAACCAGGTGATCCGCAAGGCGGCGGAATGGGGCGTGTCGCAGGACGATCTGCGGACAGCCATCGAAAAGCCGCCCAGCTTTTTCGGCCAGTCGCAGCACACCAAGTACATTTACCTGGCCTTCATCCAGGCGGCGCTGGCCGAGGACGTCCGGCACGGCGACGCCATCTACCACGGTCTCGCCGGCCATCTTCTCCTCGGCAAGGGACTGCACATTCTGCGCACGCGCATCATTGCGCCGATGGAATTCCGTATCGCCCAGGTGCAGGAGCGCATGAACTTGAAACGCAAGGAAGCGGTCGAGTACATCGAAACCGTCGACGCCGACCGGCGCAAGTGGACGCGCTTCCTCTATGGCGTGGATTGGGCTGACGCTTCGCTCTACGACGTGGTGCTCAACCTGGAGCAGATGAGCATCGAGGAAGCTTGCGAGGGCATCTGTGCCCTGGCGGAGTCGAAGAGCTTTCAGCCCACGGCCGAGACGCAGGCGGCGATCGAGGACCTGGCGCTGGCCAGCTGCGTCAAGGCCAACCTGGCGATGAATCCGGCTACCTGCGACCTGCAGTTTGAGGTGGTGGCGCGCAGCGGCTCGGTGTCGGTCAAGGGCGACATTGACACGCCGGGGCAGGCAAAGAAGATCCGCGCCTTCGTGGAAGCGATCCCTGGCGTGAGCAAGCTGAACCTGGAAGAGCTGGCACTGACCAACCGGCTTTGAAGGGGCGCAACGAAGACTGCTGGTGAGAGTATCTGTGCCCTTCTCAGCGACGGTGGGGCGTGATCTGCATGCGGCCGCGTGCACTATGTCTGATGTGCAAGATAACAATTGCTGCTACTACCACAAGCAGCAAAGCTGTGAATGCCAACAGCGAATCGGCCGGACTTGATGGAGACGGCGCGCGCGATGCGTGGTGTCCCAGCATCCGAGTGGCGTGTACCAACTTACGCTCCAACATCCGAATGTCCCAGAAAACCGTGGCCATCTCGAAGCTAATCAGAAATGCAGCCGCATAGAACACGTGGGGCCTTGAATCCGCGAACGCGACAACCCGCGGCACAATGGCGGATTGCAACCTTTCGGCCCGGAGCACTGCCCACGCCACAGCCACTCCGATTACAGCACCTGCAACCATATCGGACGCGTAGTGGTAACCAAAGTAGACCCGGGGGAAGCAGATCCATCCTGCCGTGTACAGCACAATGGGAACTCTGAGACGGGGTAACAGGACTATGAGGCCAAATGCGAGGGCCCAGAAGTATGTTGCCGTATCGCTGGGAAATGAATTCCATTGTGCGAAAGAAGCGTCGATCGGAACCGACCAGTGGTGTTCCAAGTTCGGAACGT containing:
- the hemG gene encoding protoporphyrinogen oxidase, which produces MKRIAIIGGGTSGLSAAITLERARAAGAELEYAIFEAAPRLGGVLVTERVDDCLVEAGPDSFLTEKSWGLDFVRSLGLGDQLIGSNDPDRITYILVKGRLVPIPDGLMFMVPTKIAPILSTPLFSFRAKLRFAREYFQKPNARGGERDETVAELVERHFGPEMVERLADPLLAGVYGGAAADLSAAAVLPRFVEMERRYGSLSRGMLEARKQREQAVRTGASSARGAPRPLFTSLKNGMQQLVDTIVPQLAEGAARTGYKVVALGRHGTGSPARAGFARDGVSEKWIVAPEQGSMEEFDGVIMALPANQAGRLLERISAPLAEELQQVPYSSSMVVVCGYDQRDLASVPPGFGFLVPRSEGRSILACTFVHVKFPHRAPPGRGLVRCFIGGWGNEAVLDTPDDEVFAAVAKDLRDIVGITAAPRFARVYRWRGAMAQYVRGHLARVRRIEELRRGIPGLELAGNAYRGIGVPDCIASGQAAATALLANRNA
- a CDS encoding phosphatase PAP2 family protein translates to MKYFLDIVQGFDLGTYHFLSRFAGNWFIDRLVYFQESERILKGGLILAAYWWLWFRGESDREKRRKAIITIMSATVLAVVVTRILAAATPLRLRPIYVPNLEHHWSVPIDASFAQWNSFPSDTATYFWALAFGLIVLLPRLRVPIVLYTAGWICFPRVYFGYHYASDMVAGAVIGVAVAWAVLRAERLQSAIVPRVVAFADSRPHVFYAAAFLISFEMATVFWDIRMLERKLVHATRMLGHHASRAPSPSSPADSLLAFTALLLVVVAAIVILHIRHSARGRMQITPHRR
- a CDS encoding cytidylate kinase-like family protein; its protein translation is MAIITISRGSFSGGKMLAEALARRLGYRYIDRNQVIRKAAEWGVSQDDLRTAIEKPPSFFGQSQHTKYIYLAFIQAALAEDVRHGDAIYHGLAGHLLLGKGLHILRTRIIAPMEFRIAQVQERMNLKRKEAVEYIETVDADRRKWTRFLYGVDWADASLYDVVLNLEQMSIEEACEGICALAESKSFQPTAETQAAIEDLALASCVKANLAMNPATCDLQFEVVARSGSVSVKGDIDTPGQAKKIRAFVEAIPGVSKLNLEELALTNRL